In the Sarcophilus harrisii chromosome 3, mSarHar1.11, whole genome shotgun sequence genome, one interval contains:
- the FZD5 gene encoding frizzled-5 gives MARPELDSLPGLPGPPPPPLLSLLLLLLAQLAGRGEASSKALVCQEITVPMCRSIGYNLTHMPNQFNHDTQDEAGLEVHQFWPLVEIHCSQDLRFFLCSMYTPICLPDYPKPLPPCRSVCERAKAGCSPLMRQYGFAWPERMNCDRLPVLGDAETLCMDYNRSEATTAPPRPFPGKPTPPAPRSSANSGGECGACKCRDPFVPIVKETHPLFNKVRTGRVLNCAVPCYQPTFSPDERTFATFWISLWSVLCFVSTSTTVATFLIDMERFRYPERPIIFLSACYLFVSLGFLVRLAMGHASVACNREHSHIHYETTGPALCTVVFLLVYFFGMASSIWWVILSFTWFLAAGMKWGNEAIASYSQYFHLAAWLIPSVKSIAVLALSAVDGDPVAGICYVGNQNLDYLRGFVLAPLVVYLLTGTLFLLAGFVSLFRIRSVIKQGGTKTDKLEKLMIRIGLFSVLYTVPASIVVACYLYEQHSRESWERALTCQCPAGEPGQPRAKPEYWVLMLKYLMCLLVGITSGVWIWSGKTVESWRRFTSRCCCRPRRGHKSGGATAARDYAEASAALTGCRTGAPCPGAAAAAYHKQVSLSHV, from the coding sequence ATGGCTCGCCCTGAGCTGGACTCGTTGCCCGGGCTGCccgggccgccgccgccgccgctgctgtcgctgctgctgctgctcctggcGCAGCTGGCGGGGAGGGGAGAAGCCTCCTCCAAGGCTCTAGTGTGCCAGGAAATCACGGTGCCCATGTGCAGGAGCATCGGCTACAACCTGACGCACATGCCCAACCAGTTCAACCACGACACCCAGGACGAGGCTGGGCTGGAAGTGCACCAGTTCTGGCCCCTGGTGGAAATCCACTGCTCGCAGGACCTGCGCTTCTTCCTGTGCTCTATGTACACGCCCATCTGTCTGCCGGACTACCCCAAGCCCCTGCCTCCCTGCCGCTCGGTGTGCGAGCGGGCCAAGGCGGGCTGCTCCCCGCTCATGCGCCAGTACGGCTTCGCCTGGCCCGAGCGCATGAACTGCGACCGCCTCCCGGTGCTGGGGGACGCCGAGACCCTGTGCATGGACTATAACCGCAGCGAAGCCACCACGGCCCCGCCGCGGCCCTTCCCGGGCAAACCCACGCCTCCGGCCCCGCGCAGCTCGGCGAACTCCGGCGGGGAGTGCGGCGCCTGCAAGTGCCGGGATCCTTTCGTGCCCATCGTGAAGGAGACGCACCCGCTCTTCAACAAGGTGCGCACGGGCCGGGTGTTGAACTGCGCGGTGCCCTGCTACCAGCCCACCTTCAGCCCGGACGAGCGCACCTTCGCCACTTTCTGGATCAGCCTATGGTCCGTGCTCTGTTTCGTGTCCACGTCTACCACCGTGGCCACTTTCCTCATAGACATGGAGCGCTTCCGCTACCCCGAGCGCCCGATCATCTTCCTGTCTGCCTGCTACCTCTTCGTGTCGCTGGGCTTCCTCGTGCGCCTGGCCATGGGCCACGCCAGCGTGGCCTGCAACCGCGAACACAGCCACATCCACTACGAGACCACGGGGCCGGCGCTCTGCACGGTGGTCTTCCTGCTCGTCTACTTCTTCGGCATGGCCAGCTCCATCTGGTGGGTCATTCTCTCCTTCACCTGGTTCCTGGCGGCCGGCATGAAGTGGGGCAACGAGGCCATCGCGAGCTACTCGCAGTACTTCCACCTGGCCGCCTGGCTCATCCCCAGCGTCAAGTCCATCGCCGTGCTGGCCCTGAGCGCGGTGGACGGCGACCCCGTGGCCGGCATCTGCTACGTGGGCAACCAGAACCTGGACTACCTGCGGGGCTTCGTGCTGGCCCCGCTCGTGGTGTACTTGCTCACGGGCACGCTGTTCCTGCTGGCGGGGTTCGTGTCTCTCTTCCGCATCCGCAGCGTCATCAAGCAGGGAGGCACTAAGACGGACAAGCTGGAGAAGCTGATGATCCGCATCGGCCTCTTTTCCGTACTCTACACCGTGCCGGCCAGCATCGTGGTGGCCTGCTACCTGTACGAGCAGCACTCCCGGGAAAGCTGGGAGCGGGCGCTCACCTGCCAGTGCCCCGCGGGGGAGCCGGGGCAGCCCCGGGCCAAGCCCGAGTACTGGGTGCTCATGCTCAAGTACTTAATGTGCCTACTCGTGGGCATCACCTCGGGGGTCTGGATTTGGTCGGGGAAAACGGTGGAGTCCTGGAGGCGCTTCACCAGCCGCTGCTGCTGCCGCCCGCGGCGGGGCCACAAGTCGGGCGGGGCCACGGCCGCCCGGGACTACGCGGAGGCCAGCGCGGCCCTAACCGGCTGCAGGACCGGGGCTCCCTGCCcgggcgccgccgccgccgcctacCACAAGCAGGTGTCCCTGTCTCACGTGTAG